One segment of Pseudomonas sp. FP2196 DNA contains the following:
- a CDS encoding alpha/beta family hydrolase, which yields MDKQHKASIDGDQWAQCVLDHGWLWNAASGEASATLILAHGAGAPMDSEWMTDMAGRLAGLGVNVLRFEFPYMAQRRVDGVKRPPNPAGKLLECWREVYGLVRRHVTGALAIGGKSMGGRMASLLADELGADALVCLGYPFYAVGKPEKPRVEHLAGLQTRTLIVQGERDALGNREAVEAYTLSPSIEVTWLAAGDHDLKPLKVSGFTHEQHLASAAQKVASFLR from the coding sequence ATGGACAAACAGCACAAGGCCAGTATTGACGGGGATCAATGGGCGCAGTGTGTGCTCGATCATGGATGGCTTTGGAACGCCGCGTCGGGCGAGGCTTCGGCGACGTTGATCCTCGCTCACGGTGCTGGTGCTCCGATGGATAGCGAGTGGATGACTGATATGGCTGGGCGCCTTGCCGGGCTTGGGGTGAATGTGTTGCGGTTTGAGTTTCCTTATATGGCGCAGCGGCGCGTTGATGGGGTCAAGCGACCGCCGAATCCTGCGGGGAAACTGCTTGAGTGCTGGCGTGAGGTTTATGGCTTGGTGCGACGTCATGTCACTGGGGCTTTGGCCATTGGTGGTAAGTCCATGGGCGGGCGGATGGCCAGTCTTTTGGCTGACGAATTGGGCGCCGATGCGCTTGTTTGTCTCGGGTATCCGTTTTATGCGGTTGGGAAACCCGAGAAGCCTCGGGTTGAGCATTTGGCTGGGTTGCAGACGCGGACTTTGATTGTGCAGGGGGAGCGGGATGCGCTTGGCAACCGTGAAGCTGTCGAGGCTTACACCTTGTCACCGAGTATTGAGGTGACGTGGCTGGCGGCCGGAGATCATGATTTGAAGCCATTGAAGGTTTCCGGGTTTACCCATGAGCAGCATTTGGCCAGTGCCGCGCAGAAGGTGGCTTCGTTTCTTCGTTGA
- a CDS encoding CcoQ/FixQ family Cbb3-type cytochrome c oxidase assembly chaperone, which yields MVIEMSTGLIRGLGTVVVFVAFIGLTLWVFNGKRSTEFAEARLLPFADEPQPDTTPASEPRSTRP from the coding sequence ATGGTCATTGAGATGAGCACTGGCCTGATCCGTGGCCTCGGCACCGTCGTGGTGTTCGTGGCTTTTATCGGCCTGACCCTGTGGGTGTTCAACGGCAAGCGCAGTACGGAATTCGCCGAAGCACGCCTGCTGCCGTTCGCCGACGAACCGCAACCCGACACTACCCCAGCATCTGAACCAAGGAGTACCCGGCCATGA
- the ccoN gene encoding cytochrome-c oxidase, cbb3-type subunit I: MNTSISTAYNYKVVRQFAIMTVVWGIVGMGLGVFLAAQLVWPELNFNLPWTSFGRLRPLHTNAVIFAFGGCALFASSFYSVQRTCQTQLFAPKIAAFCFWGWQLVILLAAISLPLGYTSSKEYAELEWPIDILITIVWVAYAVVFFGTIMQRKTKHIYVGNWFFGAFIITVAILHIVNNLELPVSFTKSYSVYAGATDAMVQWWYGHNAVGFFLTAGFLGMMYYFVPKQAERPVYSYRLSIVHFWALITLYIWAGPHHLHYTALPDWAQSLGMVMSLILLAPSWGGMINGMMTLSGAWHKLRSDPILRFLVVSLAFYGMSTFEGPMMAIKTVNALSHYTDWTIGHVHAGALGWVAMISIGALYHMIPKIFGKAQMHSVGLINAHFWLATIGTVLYIASMWVNGIAQGLMWRAVNEDGTLTYSFVETLVASHPGFVVRLIGGAIFLSGMFLMAYNTWRTVRASQPADVVAAAQMA, encoded by the coding sequence ATGAACACTTCTATCAGTACCGCCTACAACTACAAGGTGGTCCGCCAATTCGCCATTATGACGGTGGTGTGGGGCATCGTCGGCATGGGCCTCGGGGTTTTTCTCGCGGCTCAATTGGTCTGGCCCGAACTCAACTTCAATTTGCCCTGGACCAGTTTCGGCCGTCTGCGCCCGCTGCACACCAACGCGGTGATCTTCGCGTTCGGCGGTTGCGCCCTGTTCGCCAGCTCGTTCTACTCGGTGCAACGCACCTGCCAGACCCAATTGTTTGCGCCAAAAATCGCCGCATTCTGCTTCTGGGGCTGGCAACTGGTGATTCTATTGGCAGCGATCAGCCTGCCGCTGGGTTACACCAGTTCCAAGGAATACGCCGAGCTGGAATGGCCGATCGACATCCTCATCACCATCGTCTGGGTCGCCTACGCGGTCGTGTTCTTCGGCACGATCATGCAGCGCAAAACCAAGCACATTTATGTGGGCAACTGGTTCTTCGGCGCGTTCATCATCACCGTGGCGATTCTGCACATCGTCAACAACCTTGAGCTGCCGGTGAGTTTCACCAAGTCCTACTCGGTGTATGCCGGTGCGACCGACGCGATGGTGCAATGGTGGTACGGCCACAACGCCGTGGGTTTCTTCCTCACCGCCGGCTTCCTCGGGATGATGTACTACTTCGTGCCAAAGCAGGCCGAACGTCCGGTGTATTCGTATCGCCTGTCGATCGTGCACTTCTGGGCGCTGATCACCCTGTACATCTGGGCCGGCCCGCACCACTTGCATTACACCGCGCTGCCGGACTGGGCGCAGTCGCTGGGCATGGTGATGTCGCTGATTCTGCTGGCACCGAGCTGGGGCGGCATGATCAACGGCATGATGACCCTCTCGGGCGCCTGGCATAAGTTGCGCAGCGACCCGATCCTGCGCTTCCTCGTGGTGTCGCTGGCGTTCTACGGCATGTCGACCTTCGAAGGTCCGATGATGGCGATCAAGACTGTCAACGCCCTCTCCCACTACACCGACTGGACCATCGGCCACGTACACGCCGGCGCCCTCGGTTGGGTGGCGATGATCTCGATCGGCGCGCTGTACCACATGATCCCGAAAATCTTCGGCAAAGCGCAGATGCACAGCGTCGGCCTGATCAACGCGCACTTCTGGCTCGCGACCATCGGCACCGTGCTCTACATCGCGTCGATGTGGGTCAACGGCATCGCTCAGGGCCTGATGTGGCGCGCAGTGAACGAGGACGGCACGCTGACCTACTCCTTCGTCGAAACCCTGGTGGCCAGCCACCCAGGCTTCGTCGTGCGGCTGATTGGTGGGGCGATCTTCCTCAGCGGCATGTTCCTGATGGCTTACAACACCTGGCGCACCGTGCGGGCCTCGCAGCCTGCTGACGTCGTTGCCGCCGCGCAGATGGCCTGA
- a CDS encoding metallophosphoesterase, which yields MTDNKVQCFILGVCLLFSFVPAHSIENTPKHMVFASDTQYPWTDKTDRRQPESDADFKVRSKWLVETQLASIAAFRKNHGGQAQVPLMINGDITAFGHGWQRDYMAAVLKKHFGSDYLYGLGNHDYENNIDDCFSEACAAGSIVEFKEHHANKVDSFDLSVTGWPLSLYSGSLAYSKNIGEVHLVQLNNEPTYTNRISSFWNPTTFEINSALDWLEKDLRLARVAGYAIIVNMHKPFDMKGDGAQQRRFREMLEKYQVTAVFAGHLHQEGGDSYWLGNVPMYLSGATSQQTYLIASFTEDRQQLQIYLVEKNEWQHRKLIDTIPVKSIWARRA from the coding sequence ATGACTGATAATAAGGTTCAATGTTTTATTCTGGGTGTCTGTTTGTTGTTTTCGTTTGTCCCGGCTCATTCCATAGAGAATACGCCGAAGCACATGGTGTTTGCATCGGATACGCAATATCCCTGGACGGACAAGACGGATCGCCGTCAGCCCGAATCCGACGCGGATTTCAAGGTTCGCTCCAAGTGGCTGGTAGAAACTCAACTCGCCAGCATTGCTGCCTTTCGAAAAAACCACGGCGGGCAGGCGCAAGTTCCACTGATGATCAACGGCGATATCACTGCTTTCGGCCATGGTTGGCAGCGTGACTATATGGCAGCGGTATTGAAGAAGCACTTTGGATCGGATTACCTGTATGGCTTGGGTAATCATGATTATGAAAATAATATCGACGATTGTTTTAGTGAAGCCTGTGCGGCGGGCAGTATTGTTGAGTTTAAAGAGCATCATGCGAACAAGGTGGACAGTTTTGATTTGAGTGTTACTGGCTGGCCGCTGTCTTTGTATTCCGGGAGTCTTGCTTATTCGAAGAACATCGGTGAAGTTCATCTGGTACAGCTCAATAATGAGCCGACTTACACAAACAGGATTTCCAGTTTTTGGAACCCGACGACTTTCGAGATCAATAGCGCGCTGGACTGGCTGGAGAAAGACCTCCGTCTGGCGAGGGTTGCGGGTTACGCGATCATCGTCAATATGCACAAGCCGTTCGATATGAAGGGCGACGGGGCGCAACAGAGGCGCTTCCGGGAAATGCTCGAAAAGTATCAGGTCACGGCCGTCTTTGCCGGTCATTTGCATCAGGAGGGTGGTGATTCCTATTGGTTGGGCAATGTGCCGATGTACCTGAGTGGGGCCACCTCCCAACAAACCTACCTGATCGCCAGTTTCACCGAGGATCGCCAGCAACTGCAGATCTATCTGGTGGAGAAAAATGAATGGCAGCACCGGAAGCTGATCGATACGATCCCGGTGAAATCAATCTGGGCCAGGCGTGCATGA
- the ccoP gene encoding cytochrome-c oxidase, cbb3-type subunit III — translation MTTFWSLYVTVLSLGTIFALTWLLLSTRKGQRSEQTDETVGHSFDGIEEYDNPLPKWWFMLFVGTIVFALGYLVLYPGLGNWKGLLPGYNYLDNDKQTAFANGQTGWTGVHEWEKEMARSDAKFGPIFAKFAAMPIEEVAKDPQALKMGGRLFASNCSVCHGSDAKGAYGFPNLTDADWRWGGEPETIKTTIMGGRHAVMPAWAEVIGEQGVADVAAFVVTNLDGRKLPEGTKADPANGGKLFAANCVACHGPAGKGTPAMGAPDLTHPGAFIYGSSFAQLQQTIRYGRQGQMPAQEQLQGNDKVHLLAAYVYSLSHGEKTPEAEAQ, via the coding sequence ATGACTACATTCTGGAGTCTGTACGTCACAGTCCTCAGTCTCGGTACGATCTTCGCCCTGACCTGGCTGCTGCTGTCGACCCGCAAGGGCCAACGCAGCGAACAGACGGACGAGACCGTGGGGCACTCCTTCGACGGGATCGAGGAGTACGACAACCCACTGCCGAAATGGTGGTTCATGCTGTTCGTCGGCACCATCGTGTTCGCGCTGGGTTATCTGGTGCTGTACCCGGGCCTGGGCAACTGGAAAGGCCTGCTGCCGGGCTACAACTACCTCGATAACGACAAGCAGACCGCGTTCGCCAACGGCCAGACAGGCTGGACCGGTGTTCACGAGTGGGAAAAGGAAATGGCTCGCTCGGACGCCAAGTTCGGTCCGATCTTCGCCAAGTTCGCCGCCATGCCAATCGAAGAAGTGGCCAAGGACCCGCAAGCACTGAAGATGGGTGGCCGCCTGTTCGCCTCCAACTGCTCTGTCTGCCACGGTTCCGACGCCAAGGGCGCCTATGGCTTCCCTAACCTGACCGACGCCGACTGGCGCTGGGGCGGTGAGCCGGAAACCATCAAGACCACCATCATGGGCGGCCGTCACGCAGTGATGCCGGCCTGGGCTGAAGTGATCGGCGAACAAGGCGTGGCCGACGTGGCTGCGTTCGTCGTCACCAACCTTGATGGCCGCAAACTGCCGGAAGGCACCAAGGCTGATCCGGCCAACGGCGGCAAACTGTTCGCCGCCAACTGCGTGGCTTGCCACGGCCCGGCGGGTAAAGGCACTCCGGCTATGGGCGCGCCTGACCTGACTCACCCGGGCGCGTTCATCTACGGCTCGAGCTTCGCGCAACTGCAGCAGACCATTCGTTACGGCCGTCAGGGCCAGATGCCTGCGCAGGAACAACTGCAAGGCAACGACAAGGTGCACCTGCTGGCGGCTTACGTTTACAGCCTGTCCCATGGTGAAAAAACACCGGAAGCCGAGGCGCAGTAA
- the ccoG gene encoding cytochrome c oxidase accessory protein CcoG: protein MSNQIPVHDVTPPSKNANNSVDLYASREKIYTRAFTGLFRNLRMMGGAALFLLYFGTVWLNWGGHQAVWWNLPERKFFIFGATFWPQDFILLSGLLIIAAFGLFFITVYAGRVWCGYTCPQSVWTWIFMWCEKVTEGDRNQRIKLDKAPMSGSKFLRKCAKHALWLLIGFVTGMTFVGYFSPIRELVFEFFTGQADGWSYFWVGFFTLATYGNAGWLREQVCIYMCPYARFQSVMFDKDTLIVSYDPRRGESRGPRKKGIDYKAQGLGDCIDCTMCVQVCPTGIDIRDGLQIECIGCAACIDACDSIMDKMDYPRGLISYTTEHNLSGQKTHKLRPRLIGYAVVLLAMISLLVTAFFMRSLVGFDVSKDRVLYRENAEGRIENVYSLKIMNKDQRDHTYVLEAAGLPDLRLQGKREIKVQAGEIFSMPVELSSAPEQLPSSTNEVKFILKDADDDSVHVEAKSRFIGPQIR from the coding sequence ATGAGCAACCAGATTCCGGTACACGACGTCACACCACCGAGCAAAAACGCGAACAACAGCGTCGATCTCTACGCCTCTCGAGAAAAAATCTACACCCGGGCTTTCACCGGACTGTTCCGCAATCTGCGGATGATGGGTGGCGCCGCGCTGTTCCTGCTGTATTTCGGTACGGTCTGGCTGAACTGGGGCGGCCATCAAGCCGTGTGGTGGAACTTGCCGGAACGCAAGTTCTTCATATTTGGCGCCACTTTCTGGCCACAAGATTTCATTCTGCTCTCGGGCCTGCTGATCATTGCGGCATTCGGTTTGTTCTTCATCACCGTTTATGCCGGCCGCGTCTGGTGCGGCTATACCTGCCCGCAAAGTGTGTGGACGTGGATTTTCATGTGGTGCGAGAAGGTCACCGAGGGCGACCGCAATCAGCGGATCAAGCTCGACAAGGCGCCGATGAGCGGCAGCAAGTTCCTGCGCAAATGCGCCAAACACGCGCTGTGGCTACTGATCGGTTTCGTCACCGGCATGACCTTCGTCGGCTATTTCTCTCCGATCCGCGAACTGGTCTTTGAATTCTTCACCGGGCAAGCCGATGGCTGGTCGTATTTCTGGGTCGGTTTCTTCACCCTCGCCACGTACGGCAACGCCGGCTGGTTGCGTGAGCAAGTGTGCATTTACATGTGCCCGTACGCCCGTTTCCAGAGTGTAATGTTCGACAAGGACACACTGATCGTTTCCTACGACCCGCGTCGTGGCGAAAGCCGTGGCCCGCGCAAGAAAGGCATCGACTACAAGGCTCAGGGCCTGGGCGATTGCATCGACTGCACCATGTGCGTCCAGGTCTGCCCGACCGGTATCGACATCCGCGACGGCCTGCAGATCGAGTGCATCGGCTGCGCCGCTTGCATCGATGCCTGCGACAGCATCATGGACAAAATGGACTATCCTCGCGGGCTGATCAGCTACACCACCGAGCACAACCTGTCAGGCCAGAAAACCCATAAACTGCGGCCACGCCTGATCGGCTATGCCGTGGTGTTGCTGGCGATGATCAGCCTGTTGGTCACTGCGTTCTTCATGCGTTCGCTGGTCGGTTTCGACGTCAGCAAGGACCGTGTGCTGTACCGCGAAAACGCCGAAGGCCGGATCGAAAACGTCTACAGCCTGAAAATCATGAACAAGGATCAGCGCGACCACACCTACGTGCTGGAAGCCGCCGGCCTGCCGGATCTGCGTCTGCAAGGCAAACGCGAGATCAAGGTTCAGGCGGGGGAGATTTTCAGCATGCCGGTCGAGTTGTCGAGCGCACCGGAACAATTGCCATCGAGCACCAACGAGGTGAAATTCATCCTCAAGGATGCCGATGACGACAGCGTCCACGTTGAAGCCAAGAGCCGATTCATCGGCCCACAAATCCGTTGA
- the ccoO gene encoding cytochrome-c oxidase, cbb3-type subunit II, giving the protein MKHETIEKNVGLLMLLMVFAVSIGGLTQIVPLFFQDVTNKPVEGMKPYTALQLEGRDIYIREGCVGCHSQMIRPFRAETERYGHYSVAGESVWDHPFLWGSKRTGPDLARVGARYSDDWHRAHLYNPRNVVPESKMPAYPWLVTQAVDSSHTETKLKTMRTLGVPYTDDDISGAVASLKGKTEMDALVSYLQVLGTAIKSKR; this is encoded by the coding sequence ATGAAACACGAAACGATTGAAAAGAACGTCGGCTTGCTGATGTTGCTGATGGTGTTCGCGGTGAGCATCGGCGGCCTGACCCAGATCGTCCCGCTGTTCTTCCAGGACGTCACCAACAAACCGGTGGAAGGCATGAAGCCCTACACCGCGCTGCAACTGGAAGGTCGCGATATCTACATCCGCGAAGGCTGCGTCGGTTGTCACTCGCAGATGATCCGGCCGTTCCGCGCCGAAACCGAACGCTACGGGCACTACTCGGTGGCCGGTGAAAGCGTCTGGGATCACCCGTTCCTGTGGGGTTCGAAACGTACCGGTCCGGACCTGGCCCGAGTCGGCGCGCGTTACTCGGATGACTGGCACCGCGCGCACTTGTACAACCCGCGCAACGTCGTACCGGAATCGAAGATGCCGGCCTATCCATGGCTGGTCACGCAAGCGGTCGATAGTAGCCACACCGAAACCAAGCTCAAGACCATGCGCACCCTCGGCGTGCCCTACACCGACGACGACATCAGCGGCGCGGTGGCCAGCCTCAAGGGCAAGACTGAAATGGACGCGCTCGTCTCCTACCTGCAAGTGCTTGGCACTGCGATCAAGAGCAAGAGGTGA
- the ccoO gene encoding cytochrome-c oxidase, cbb3-type subunit II: MKHEAVEKNIGLLAFFMVIAVSVGGLTQIVPLFFQDVTNKPVEGMKPRSALELEGRDVYIANGCVGCHSQMIRPFRAETERYGHYSVAGESVWDHPFLWGSKRTGPDLARVGGRYSDDWQRAHLYNPRNVVPESKMPAYPFLVENKLDGKDTAKKMEVLRTLGVPYTDEDIAGAKDAVKGKTEMDALVAYLQGLGTIIKSKR, translated from the coding sequence ATGAAGCATGAAGCTGTCGAGAAGAATATTGGCCTGCTGGCCTTCTTCATGGTCATCGCCGTCAGCGTTGGCGGCCTGACCCAAATCGTTCCGCTGTTTTTCCAGGACGTCACCAACAAGCCGGTCGAAGGCATGAAGCCGCGTTCGGCGCTGGAACTGGAAGGCCGCGACGTTTACATCGCCAACGGTTGTGTCGGCTGCCACTCGCAGATGATCCGTCCGTTCCGCGCTGAAACCGAACGCTATGGCCACTACTCCGTCGCCGGTGAAAGCGTCTGGGATCACCCGTTCCTGTGGGGCTCCAAACGTACCGGTCCGGACCTGGCCCGTGTGGGCGGTCGTTACTCCGATGACTGGCAACGTGCGCACTTGTACAACCCGCGTAACGTGGTGCCTGAGTCGAAAATGCCGGCTTACCCGTTCCTCGTGGAAAACAAGCTCGACGGCAAAGACACGGCCAAGAAAATGGAAGTGTTGCGCACGCTCGGCGTCCCTTACACCGACGAAGACATCGCCGGTGCCAAAGATGCCGTGAAGGGCAAAACCGAAATGGACGCGCTGGTGGCCTACCTGCAGGGCCTGGGCACCATCATCAAAAGCAAACGGTGA
- a CDS encoding FixH family protein: MPAANAASPWYKHLWPWIIIAILACSVTLTLSMVTIAVNNPDNLVNDNYYEAGKGINRSLDRELLAQTLKMRAAVHLDDVTGEVDLRLSGDSQPKTLELNLISPTQPEKDRKIVLTRSETEQGRYIGQLSDKIDGRRFVELLGSQDDHVWRMFEEELVNHDKELLLGDEPLQGAEDLKK; encoded by the coding sequence ATGCCCGCAGCAAACGCCGCAAGTCCCTGGTACAAGCACCTTTGGCCATGGATCATCATCGCGATTCTGGCTTGTTCGGTGACGCTGACCCTGTCCATGGTGACCATTGCGGTGAATAACCCGGACAACCTGGTCAACGACAACTATTACGAGGCCGGCAAAGGCATCAACCGCTCGCTGGATCGCGAACTGCTGGCGCAGACGCTGAAGATGCGCGCTGCCGTGCATCTGGATGACGTGACCGGCGAAGTCGACCTGCGTTTGAGCGGCGACAGTCAGCCAAAAACGCTTGAGCTGAACCTGATCTCACCGACCCAGCCGGAGAAGGATCGCAAGATCGTCCTGACCCGCAGCGAAACAGAACAGGGCCGTTACATCGGCCAGTTGAGCGACAAGATCGACGGCCGCCGGTTTGTCGAGTTGCTGGGGTCGCAGGATGATCACGTGTGGCGCATGTTCGAAGAAGAACTGGTCAATCATGACAAGGAGCTGCTGCTCGGTGATGAGCCGCTGCAAGGCGCCGAAGACCTGAAGAAGTAA
- a CDS encoding CcoQ/FixQ family Cbb3-type cytochrome c oxidase assembly chaperone, whose amino-acid sequence MDIGMIRGLGTVVVMVAFIGLALWVFSPKRKSEFEDATLLPFADDPEAIKHVEQASRSNKE is encoded by the coding sequence ATGGATATCGGGATGATTCGTGGCCTGGGCACCGTTGTCGTGATGGTGGCCTTCATCGGTCTGGCACTGTGGGTGTTCAGCCCCAAGCGCAAGTCGGAGTTTGAAGACGCGACCTTGTTGCCTTTTGCGGATGATCCCGAAGCCATCAAGCACGTCGAGCAAGCTTCTAGGAGTAACAAAGAATGA
- the ccoN gene encoding cytochrome-c oxidase, cbb3-type subunit I — protein sequence MSTAISPTAYNYKVVRQFAIMTVVWGILGMGLGVFIASQLVWPELNFGLPWTSFGRLRPLHTNLVIFAFGGCALFATSYYVVQRTCQTRLISDSLAAFTFWGWQAVIVGAIITLPLGYTTTKEYAELEWPLAILLAIVWVTYGLVFFGTITKRNTKHIYVGNWFYGAFIVVTAMLHIVNHMSLPVSLFKSYSAYSGATDAMIQWWYGHNAVGFFLTTGFLGMMYYFVPKQAERPIYSYRLSIVHFWALITLYIWAGPHHLHYTALPDWAQSLGMAMSIILLAPSWGGMINGMMTLSGAWHKLRTDPILRFLVVSLAFYGMSTFEGPMMAIKTVNSLSHYTDWTIGHVHAGALGWVAMISIGAIYHMIPRLFGRAQMHSTGLINAHFWLATIGTVLYIASMWVNGITQGLMWRAINDDGTLTYSFVEALQASHPGYIVRALGGAFFASGMFLMAYNVWRTVRASNPAEAEAAAQIAVVGAH from the coding sequence ATGAGCACAGCAATCAGTCCGACTGCTTATAACTATAAGGTAGTCCGCCAGTTCGCCATCATGACGGTGGTCTGGGGGATCCTTGGCATGGGGCTCGGTGTCTTCATCGCCTCGCAATTGGTCTGGCCGGAATTGAACTTCGGTCTGCCGTGGACGAGCTTTGGACGCCTGCGCCCGTTGCACACAAACCTGGTGATTTTTGCCTTCGGTGGCTGTGCACTGTTTGCCACTTCCTACTATGTCGTGCAGCGAACCTGCCAGACGCGACTGATATCCGACAGCCTCGCGGCCTTCACCTTCTGGGGCTGGCAAGCGGTAATCGTCGGCGCGATCATTACCTTGCCGCTGGGTTACACCACCACCAAGGAATACGCGGAACTGGAATGGCCGCTCGCCATTCTGCTGGCCATTGTCTGGGTCACCTACGGTCTGGTGTTCTTCGGCACCATCACCAAGCGCAACACCAAGCACATCTATGTCGGTAACTGGTTCTACGGCGCATTCATCGTCGTGACTGCGATGCTGCACATCGTCAACCACATGTCGCTGCCGGTCAGCCTGTTCAAGTCGTATTCGGCTTACTCGGGTGCCACCGACGCAATGATTCAGTGGTGGTACGGCCACAACGCCGTGGGCTTCTTCCTCACCACCGGCTTCCTCGGGATGATGTATTACTTCGTGCCGAAACAGGCCGAACGTCCGATCTACTCCTATCGCCTGTCGATCGTGCACTTCTGGGCACTGATCACCCTGTACATCTGGGCCGGCCCGCACCACTTGCACTACACCGCACTGCCGGATTGGGCACAATCGCTGGGCATGGCGATGTCGATCATCCTGCTGGCGCCAAGCTGGGGCGGCATGATCAACGGCATGATGACCCTGTCGGGCGCGTGGCATAAGTTGCGCACCGATCCGATCCTGCGTTTCCTCGTGGTTTCCCTGGCGTTCTACGGCATGTCGACCTTCGAAGGTCCGATGATGGCGATCAAGACCGTCAACTCGCTCTCGCACTACACCGACTGGACCATCGGCCACGTACACGCCGGCGCTCTGGGCTGGGTGGCGATGATCTCGATCGGCGCGATCTACCACATGATCCCGCGCCTGTTCGGTCGCGCGCAGATGCACAGCACCGGCCTGATCAACGCGCACTTCTGGCTCGCGACCATCGGCACCGTGCTCTACATCGCTTCGATGTGGGTGAACGGCATCACCCAAGGCCTGATGTGGCGTGCAATCAACGACGACGGCACCCTCACCTACTCGTTCGTTGAAGCGCTGCAAGCCAGCCACCCGGGCTACATCGTCCGTGCGCTGGGCGGTGCATTCTTCGCCAGCGGCATGTTCCTGATGGCTTACAACGTCTGGCGCACCGTGCGCGCCTCGAACCCGGCCGAAGCCGAAGCCGCTGCCCAGATCGCTGTCGTTGGAGCTCACTGA
- the ccoP gene encoding cytochrome-c oxidase, cbb3-type subunit III: MTTFWSTWICVLTIGSLIGLTWLLIGTRRGETKGSVDQTMGHSFDGIEEYDNPLPQWWFMLFAGTLVFSVGYLILYPGLGNWKGILPGYEDGWTGVHEWEKEMNKADARFGPIFAKFAAMPVEEVAKDPQALKMGGRLFASNCSVCHGSDAKGAFGFPNLADSDWRWGGDAGTIKTTIMGGRMAAMPAWGEVLGEAGVKNVAAYVRHELAGLPLPADSKADLQAGQQAFSTTCVACHGATGHGTEAMGAPNLTHPAGFIYGTSLTQLEQTIRHGRQGHMPAQNELLGNDKVQLLAAYVYNLSHGLNTEKLITEDNKK, translated from the coding sequence ATGACCACCTTCTGGAGTACGTGGATCTGCGTACTGACCATCGGCAGCCTGATCGGCCTGACCTGGCTGCTGATCGGCACCCGCCGGGGCGAGACCAAGGGCAGCGTCGACCAGACCATGGGCCACAGCTTCGACGGCATCGAGGAGTACGACAACCCGCTGCCGCAGTGGTGGTTCATGCTGTTCGCCGGCACGCTGGTGTTTTCCGTGGGCTATCTGATCCTGTATCCGGGGCTGGGTAACTGGAAAGGCATCCTGCCAGGCTACGAGGACGGCTGGACCGGCGTTCACGAGTGGGAAAAGGAGATGAACAAGGCTGACGCCAGATTCGGGCCGATCTTCGCCAAGTTCGCCGCCATGCCGGTGGAGGAAGTGGCGAAGGATCCGCAGGCGCTGAAAATGGGTGGCCGTCTGTTCGCGTCAAACTGCTCGGTGTGCCACGGCTCGGACGCCAAGGGTGCGTTCGGTTTCCCTAACCTGGCTGACAGCGACTGGCGCTGGGGCGGCGATGCCGGCACCATCAAGACCACCATCATGGGTGGCCGGATGGCAGCGATGCCGGCCTGGGGCGAAGTACTCGGCGAGGCTGGGGTGAAGAACGTCGCCGCTTACGTACGTCACGAACTGGCCGGTCTGCCATTACCAGCCGACAGCAAGGCTGACCTGCAAGCCGGGCAACAGGCGTTCAGCACCACCTGCGTCGCCTGTCACGGGGCAACCGGCCACGGCACTGAAGCCATGGGCGCGCCGAATCTGACGCACCCGGCCGGATTTATCTACGGCACCAGCCTGACCCAACTTGAACAAACCATTCGCCATGGTCGCCAAGGCCACATGCCGGCGCAGAACGAACTGCTGGGCAACGACAAAGTGCAATTGCTGGCCGCCTATGTGTACAACCTTAGCCATGGATTGAATACAGAAAAGCTTATTACTGAAGACAATAAAAAGTAA